A region of the Stutzerimonas stutzeri genome:
GCGCCGGGGCCGTAAACCAGCGGCGGGCGGATGATTACCACCTCCATACCTGTTTCGGCAGCCAACTGCATCAAGCCTTGCTCTGCTTCCCACTTAGACTGGGCATAGGGTTCTGCGGGGTTGGCCAGGTCGCTGGCGCGAAAGGGACGAGTATTGATATTGCCGTTTACGCCAATGGAACTGATAAAAACGAAGCGTTTCACTCCGGCAGCTGCAGCCTGGCGCGCCAGATTCAACGTGCCTTCCACATTGACGCGGCGGTACTCGGCCAAAGGATCAGCCACTTCGTCCTTCATGATATGGGCACGGGCTGCGGCGTGAACTAACACATCTTGGCCAGTTAGCAATTCAACCAAATCAGCCTGTTCTAAATCACCTACCGCTATGAGGCCCATGCCGACTGGCGTCAATGGCAATCTTCGACACAACCCCGTCACCTCTACCTCGGGAGCAAGTGCAGTTTGCGAGAACAGACGCGACCCCACAAAGCCGCTGGCGCCGGTTAGCACAACTTTCATAAACATACCTGCCGGAAGAACTTGATTGGCAGCCGGAGCAATAGCATCGGAGTGGATGCGGATATCTTGTTCTCACGTAACGACCGCAACATCTCCCGCGTAGAAATCATATTGCTCTTAAAGCCGGCAGTACTCGCCCCACCGGTACGCATCCTGACCCAATGCCTGCCGGTAATCTTGTAACGAGCACCATCGAGTAGTATAAGCCTGACGAGAAAGTCAAAGTCTGCAGCAATCCTGTAACCCAGCTTATACAGTCCGACACGGTCATAAGCGGACTTCCGGACAAAGACTGCCGGGTGAGGCGGCATAAGCCCAAAGCGGAACATCCAAGGCC
Encoded here:
- a CDS encoding UDP-glucose 4-epimerase family protein produces the protein MKVVLTGASGFVGSRLFSQTALAPEVEVTGLCRRLPLTPVGMGLIAVGDLEQADLVELLTGQDVLVHAAARAHIMKDEVADPLAEYRRVNVEGTLNLARQAAAAGVKRFVFISSIGVNGNINTRPFRASDLANPAEPYAQSKWEAEQGLMQLAAETGMEVVIIRPPLVYGPGAPGNFGSLVRWIEKGVPLPLGAIYNKRSLVGIDNLVDLVIRCIDHAAAANQVFLAGDGEDLSTTELLRGVGKAMGKPARLIPVPPGALQLGATLLGKRAMAQRLLGSLQVDISKTCELLDWKPPYTVEEGLRRCFERSN